CTTGTTGCGAACACGTTCCACCCTGCTTCACAAGCCTGGTGGTAGATTCGTCGACCGGTATAGCCCGTGCCAAGAATGACGAGTGGATCATGGTAAAGGGAATTGTGGCTCAAGGAAGAGATCTTATCCGAATGTGTGGTTGGAAAGAGAAATTGTTCAAAAGCCAGGGCATGACCGGATTGGGGCTTTCTGGAATTCCGACATTACTCATTCTCTGAGACATATTGTTGGGCGTATCGGATGTAGTTCGCGGCAGATTCTTTGATCCACTGCACTTCAGCATCCGTCAACAGGCGATTCACTTTAGCCGGAGACCCCATGACCAGGCTCCTCGAGGGGATGTGGATATTCCGGGTAACTAAGGCTCCAGCGCCAATGACACAGTCTTCTTCGATCACGGCTCCGTCCATGATGATGGCTCCCATGCCAATCAGCACCCGATCATGAATCGTGCATCCATGGAGGACCACATGATGGCCCACCGTGATGTCATCGCCAAGAGTGAGAGGGTGGGTGTCATGCGTCACGTGCAACAGGCAGAGGTCTTGAATATTGGTCCGATGGCCAATGCGGATACTATGTACGTCTCCGCGTATGACGGCATTGAACCAGACGCTCGATTCAGATCCGATGGCCACATCCCCGATGACGACGGCCGTGTCTTCGATAAACGCGCTGGTCGCGACAGAGGGGGCAATCCCTCGATAGGTTCTTAACATGAGCGCGGTCCTTTCGCCGAATAGAGTCTCTCCATGTGAGAACGTGAGGTGAAGGTTAAAGGCGAATGAGCATGGCGCCGATTGCCAGTCCTGTAAGAACAATGAGGACGGTGAGGTACGTCGCCACGCTTCGGTCTGAGAGCCAATCGGTTTGCCAATGTTTCGGATAGGTGGTCTTTCCCGAAAACATCCAGTCTTCTTGGTACAGTCCCATACCCCTCTCGAGTTCAATTAATTGTTGTTTGGCCATTCGGTGTCGAGTGGCTTGTTGAAGAATCAGATAGACCACAAACCCTGACAAGATGACCACACCGGAAATCGTTAACCATCGCATGGTGGAGTCGGGGTGCCCAGGGGACACCACGGCAATGATCATGATCAAGAACACCAATATGGTATTGTGGAATACCGACAACCGGCTCATGTATTCCCGTCGCCGGAGCACCTCGTTTTTAAATAACGGATAGAGCATACGAATGGTTTCGAGTTGCGCCTGGGATAATTCCGGGTTGGTGTGTGGTGAGTCAGGCATAGTTCAGGTCCGGCCACCTCAAGAGAGAGGCAGATGAGCGATCATCCACTTGGCCAAATGGGTGGTCATGAGACGAAAATCTTCAGGCCGTCCGAATTGATGGTTTGCACCGGGAATGAGACGAAAATCCTTGGGCACGTTCAGAGACGTCAGTAAGCGATCAATCTGATGGACGGGAATGATTTCATCTTGATCCCCGTGCACAATCAGGGTGGGAGCTTGAATGCGCGAAGCTGAATTGTAGCCGTTATAGGTGAGACATTCCTCAAAAAAGGCATACGGCAAGGGTGTCGGGAGTTCGCCACCGAAGACGTCGGGTATGTGGTCGGTGCGTTTCCATCGGTCCATGGCGTCTGCTCCCAATTCCAGGCGAAGCACTTCAGAGAAGTCCACCACGGGGCATTTTAGGCCCAGGGCCTG
Above is a window of Candidatus Nitrospira neomarina DNA encoding:
- a CDS encoding gamma carbonic anhydrase family protein; translated protein: MLRTYRGIAPSVATSAFIEDTAVVIGDVAIGSESSVWFNAVIRGDVHSIRIGHRTNIQDLCLLHVTHDTHPLTLGDDITVGHHVVLHGCTIHDRVLIGMGAIIMDGAVIEEDCVIGAGALVTRNIHIPSRSLVMGSPAKVNRLLTDAEVQWIKESAANYIRYAQQYVSENE